Proteins from one Dermacentor variabilis isolate Ectoservices chromosome 1, ASM5094787v1, whole genome shotgun sequence genomic window:
- the LOC142569500 gene encoding uncharacterized protein LOC142569500, translating to MTGHGCRHAAQRDDTRGGTRTPATVSAHGYSRAQLSGLCRKRGWRPGIIPSPGCPLSAFLRQAWPRAFVNRTADSVKHRQRVGPRHSGRGSAGAISAWLLAASAATNTMTHRRRNELAAGTACQPRRSLHQPRVVKASAHRLTIAGALVSPGHSSSGGAWHKRGVPRFEGSHSFCMAGSARGTEGPAVMAFDAPLPSSLASPTGACREDEPSSALLTVAE from the exons ATGACTGGCCACGGATGTCGACACGCAGCTCAGCGAGACGACACGCGCGGCGGCACTCGGACACCAGCAACCGTGTCCGCACACGGCTACTCGCGGGCTCAACTTTCTGGTCTGTGCAGGAAACGCGGCTGGCGTCCTGGGATCATTCCTTCTCCCGGCTGCCCCCTTTCGGCGTTCCTTAGGCAGGCTTGGCCACGCGCCTTTGTCAACAGAACAGCGGACAG CGTAAAGCACCGCCAACGAGTCGGCCCAAGACATTCTGGTCGCGGATCTGCTGGTGCAATCTCGGCGTGGCTTCTCGCTGCATCTGCAGCAACAAACACGATGACCCACAGGAGgcggaacgagctcgcagctggcaCAGCGTGTCAACCCAGGCGATCTCTACACCAGCCCCGTGTTGTCAAAGCCTCCGCCCACCGCCTGACCATCGCAGGAGCACTGGTCAGTCCTGGCCACAGTTCCAGCGGTGGTGCTTGGCACAAGCGCGGCGTGCCTCGCTTTGAGGGCAGCCACAGCTTCTGCATGGCTGGCTCAGCGCGTGGAACTGAGGGGCCCGCCGTCATGGCCTTTGATGCGCCGCTGCCCTCTTCCCTGGCCAGCCCCACCGGAGCTTGCCGCGAGGACGAGCCCTCCTCTGCTCTGCTGACTGTGGCGGAGTAA